Proteins from a genomic interval of Heteronotia binoei isolate CCM8104 ecotype False Entrance Well chromosome 7, APGP_CSIRO_Hbin_v1, whole genome shotgun sequence:
- the LOC132574861 gene encoding mas-related G-protein coupled receptor member H-like, which yields MTNSSKTSSSPVEDGPQYGDMYDMTWTSSSSNDDQDKDFDLFTLLVIFSPIIYIIGLVGNGIVICLLGFHIKRSPFTTYILNLAVADFGVLLFLSLNYISLLIITEVEIYIFLISLLVVSFMHNTSQLLMTAISIDRCVSVLFPFWHRCHRPPHLSTIVCALMWILSFLSTGSLIILNNFGYLWIYWVYFSPSIGVAALCLPLVTLSTMILLFKVFCKSQQPRRGRLLTIILLTLLFFLIFAFPLNAILIINCFTYMEYFDLVFYGFFCACLNSCVNPVIYFLVGKKRGQQRQNLKVILQRAFEEKEEHREEGGTTSQTSV from the coding sequence ATGACCAATTCCAGCAAGACATCCTCGTCCCCTGTGGAAGATGGACCACAGTATGGTGATATGTATGATATGACCTGGACATCAAGCAGCTCTAACGATGACCAAGATAAAGATTTTGATCTTTTTACTTTACTTGTCATCTTCTCACCAATTATTTACATTATTGGACTTGTGGGGAATGGAATTGTCATCTGTCTTCTTGGTTTCCACATTAAAAGGAGCCCCTTCACTACATACATCCTGAACTTGGCTGTTGCTGACTTTGGAGTCCTTCTGTTTCTCAGCCTGAACTACATTTCATTACTAATAATAACCGAAgtggaaatatatatttttctaatATCTCTCTTGGTTGTGTCATTCATGCATAATACTAGTCAACTTCTAATGACTGCCATCAGCATTGACAGGTGCGTGTCTGTCCTCTTCCCCTTCTGGCATCGATGCCACCGCCCTCCACACTTGTCCACCATTGTGTGTGCGCTAATGTGGATTCTCTCCTTCCTGTCCACAGGAAGTCTAATAATTCTCAACAATTTTGGATATTTATGGATATATTGGGTATATTTTTCTCCCTCTATTGGAGTCGCTGCTCTTTGCCTCCCTCTTGTCACTCTCTCCACCATGATTCTGTTGTTCAAAGTCTTCTGTAAATCACAGCAGCCTCGGAGAGGAAGGCTTCTAACCATCATCTtactcactctcctcttcttcctaATCTTTGCTTTCCCCCTGAATGCTATTTTGATAATCAATTGTTTTACTTATATGGAATATTTTGATCTAGTATTTTATGGCTTCTTCTGTGCCTGTCTGAACAGCTGTGTCAACCCAGTGATCTATTTCCTGGTTGGGAAGAAGAGGGGTCAACAAAGGCAGAACCTGAAGGTCATCCTCCAAAGGGCGTTTGAGGAGAAGGAAGAGCATAGAGAGGAAGGGGGCACCACATCTCAGACATCAGTGTGA